A window of the Gossypium arboreum isolate Shixiya-1 chromosome 2, ASM2569848v2, whole genome shotgun sequence genome harbors these coding sequences:
- the LOC108461455 gene encoding amino acid permease 3-like, which yields MGEKGAVKNHLHNNLVFDHPIGFDDDGRLKRTGTVWTASAHIITAVIGSGVLSLAWATAQLGWIAGPAVIFLFSFVTYYTSTLLAACYRCDDPVNGKRNYTYMEAVRANLGAFEVKICGWVQYLNLFGVAIGYTIASSISMMAIKRSNCFHASRGKNPCHMNSNPYMIGFGIAEIIFSQIPDFDQLWWLSIVAAVMSFTYSTIGLGLGIAKVAENGKIRGSLTGISVGTVTQTQKIWRSFQALGDMAFAYSYSLILIEIQDTLKAPPSESKTMSKATLLSVGVTTLFYMLCGCMGYAAFGDLSPGNLLTGFGFYNPFWLLDIANAAIVIHLVGAYQVYCQPLFAFIEKSAAKRFPDSEFITKDIKIPIPGFRPYNLNLFRLVWRTIFVMLTTLISMLLPFFNDIVGLLGAIGFWPLTVYFPVEMYISQNKIAKWSTRWLCLQILSIACLIITIAAAAGSIAGVILDLKSYTPFSTAY from the exons ATGGGAGAGAAGGGTGCTGTCAAAAATCACCTTCACAACAACCTGGTTTTTGACCACCCCATTGGCTTTGATGACGATGGCAGACTCAAGCGAACTG GAACTGTATGGACGGCAAGTGCTCATATTATTACGGCTGTGATTGGTTCTGGCGTCCTGTCCCTGGCTTGGGCCACTGCCCAGCTTGGATGGATAGCTGGTCCAGCAGTTATATTTTTGTTCTCTTTTGTAACTTACTACACCTCTACTCTTCTTGCTGCTTGTTACCGCTGTGATGACCCTGTTAATGGCAAGAGAAACTATACCTACATGGAAGCTGTCAGAGCAAATCTTG GTGCGTTTGAAGTGAAGATATGTGGGTGGGTTCAATACTTGAACCTTTTTGGAGTTGCCATTGGATACACAATTGCATCATCAATTAGCATGAT GGCTATAAAAAGGTCTAATTGCTTCCATGCAAGCCGTGGCAAAAATCCATGTCATATGAATAGCAACCCCTATATGATTGGTTTTGGCATTGCTGAAATCATTTTCTCTCAAATTCCTGACTTTGATCAATTATGGTGGCTTTCCATTGTTGCTGCTGTCATGTCCTTCACTTACTCAACAATTGGACTTGGACTTGGAATTGCTAAAGTAGCAG AGAATGGAAAAATTAGGGGAAGCCTGACTGGTATAAGTGTTGGAACTGTTACTCAAACACAAAAAATATGGAGGAGCTTCCAGGCACTTGGAGACATGGCTTTTGCCTATTCTTATTCCCTCATACTCATTGAAATTCAG GACACACTTAAGGCTCCACCATCCGAATCAAAGACAATGAGCAAGGCAACTTTGTTAAGTGTTGGAGTGACAACACTTTTCTACATGTTGTGTGGTTGCATGGGCTATGCTGCTTTCGGGGACTTGTCCCCCGGGAACCTTCTAACCGGTTTTGGATTCTATAACCCATTCTGGCTCCTTGACATTGCTAATGCTGCCATTGTAATTCACCTTGTTGGTGCATACCAAGTTTACTGCCAACCCCTTTTTGCCTTCATTGAGAAATCAGCAGCTAAAAGGTTTCCAGATAGTGAATTCATAACCAAAGACATCAAGATCCCCATTCCCGGCTTTCGCCCTTACAATCTCAACCTCTTTCGTTTGGTTTGGAGGACAATTTTTGTGATGCTAACAACTTTGATCTCCATGCTTCTTCCCTTCTTTAATGATATTGTTGGACTACTTGGGGCTATTGGATTCTGGCCACTCACAGTTTACTTCCCAGTAGAGATGTACATTTCTCAAAACAAGATAGCAAAATGGAGCACAAGATGGCTTTGCCTCCAGATTCTCAGCATCGCTTGCCTTATTATCACAATAGCTGCTGCTGCTGGTTCTATTGCAGGGGTTATTCTTGATCTCAAGTCATATACGCCCTTCTCCACCGCCTACTAG